In the genome of Amia ocellicauda isolate fAmiCal2 chromosome 3, fAmiCal2.hap1, whole genome shotgun sequence, one region contains:
- the mab21l1 gene encoding putative nucleotidyltransferase MAB21L1 has product MIAAQAKLVYHLNKYYNEKCQSRKAAISKTIREVCKVVSDVLKEVEVQEPRFISSLNEMENRFEGLEVISPTEFEVVLYLNQMGVFNFVDDGSLPGCAVLKLSDGRKRSMSLWVEFITASGYLSARKIRSRFQTLVAQAVDKCSYRDVVKMVADTSEVKLRIRDRYVVQITPAFKCTGIWPRSAAHWPLPHIPWPGPNRVAEVKAEGFNLLSKECYSLNGKQSSAESDAWVLQFAEAENRLLLGGCRKKCLSVLKTLRDRHLELPGQPLNNYHMKTLVSYECEKHPRESDWDESCLGDRLNGILLQLISCLQCRRCPHYFLPNLDLFQGKPHSALENAAKQTWRLAREILTNPKSLEKL; this is encoded by the coding sequence ATGATAGCGGCCCAGGCCAAGTTGGTGTACCACCTGAACAAGTACTACAACGAGAAATGCCAGTCTCGGAAAGCGGCGATCTCCAAGACCATCCGGGAGGTGTGCAAGGTGGTGTCGGACGTCCTGAAGGAGGTGGAGGTGCAGGAGCCCCGCTTCATCAGCTCGCTCAACGAGATGGAGAACCGCTTCGAGGGGCTGGAGGTCATCTCGCCCACCGAGTTCGAGGTGGTCCTCTACCTCAACCAGATGGGGGTCTTCAACTTCGTGGATGACGGCTCTCTGCCGGGCTGCGCCGTGCTCAAGCTCAGCGACGGCCGGAAAAGGAGCATGTCTCTGTGGGTCGAGTTCATCACCGCGTCGGGCTACCTTTCGGCGCGCAAGATCCGCTCCCGGTTTCAGACGTTGGTGGCCCAGGCTGTCGATAAGTGCAGCTACAGGGACGTGGTCAAGATGGTCGCGGACACCAGCGAGGTCAAACTGCGCATCCGAGACAGATACGTGGTCCAGATCACCCCGGCGTTCAAGTGCACCGGGATCTGGCCAAGGAGCGCGGCGCACTGGCCTCTACCCCACATCCCCTGGCCAGGACCCAACAGGGTGGCCGAGGTCAAAGCGGAAGGTTTTAACCTCTTATCCAAGGAATGCTACTCCTTAAACGGGAAGCAGAGCTCGGCAGAAAGCGACGCCTGGGTCTTACAATTCGCCGAAGCCGAGAACCGGCTGCTGCTGGGGGGCTGCAGGAAGAAATGCCTGTCCGTCCTGAAGACGTTGCGCGACCGTCACCTTGAACTTCCCGGACAGCCGCTCAACAATTACCACATGAAAACTTTGGTCTCCTACGAGTGTGAAAAGCATCCCAGGGAGTCCGACTGGGATGAGAGCTGTCTTGGGGATCGTCTGAACGGGATTTTATTACAGCTCATCTCCTGTTTGCAGTGCAGGAGATGTCCGCACTATTTCTTGCCCAATTTAGACCTGTTTCAGGGGAAACCCCATTCAGCCCTGGAAAATGCGGCCAAACAGACTTGGCGATTGGCCAGAGAAATTCTTACCAACCCCAAAAGCTTGGAAAAACTCTGA